A region of Deinococcus apachensis DSM 19763 DNA encodes the following proteins:
- a CDS encoding GlsB/YeaQ/YmgE family stress response membrane protein codes for MSWIILILVGALCGWLASLIMKTDAQQGAVANILIGIVGALLAQWLFGSLLGIGGANAAGNGFSFWSIIWGIVGSVILIAILKALRVLR; via the coding sequence ATGAGTTGGATCATCCTGATTCTGGTGGGTGCGCTGTGCGGCTGGCTCGCAAGCCTGATCATGAAGACCGACGCCCAGCAGGGCGCGGTGGCGAACATCCTGATCGGCATCGTGGGCGCGCTGCTGGCGCAGTGGCTCTTCGGCAGCCTGCTGGGCATCGGCGGCGCCAACGCGGCGGGCAACGGCTTCAGCTTCTGGAGCATCATCTGGGGCATTGTCGGCAGCGTGATTCTGATCGCCATCCTTAAGGCCCTGCGCGTTCTGCGCTGA